GAACTCTAGTTCGGTATAGGATAGGAAAAATTTCCATTCCCCGTTCCATCACGCGTAAGCAAAAACGCTTCATGCCATTCATTCATTCCATCTTCCTCGCTCCCGTCATATCAAGCTTTCGTTTTTGATTCGTTTCTGTTAAAGGCATCATTAGATgcgtgtttttttttttagaagGGGGAGAAAGAAATTGGGTGTGTAAGACGTACATTCAAAGTGGAAGTTGCCGTCGTTGTTGGACAAGCGCTCGCACAGGTTCACGTCGGCGTCGATGGCCTGGCCCTCAACGTTGAAGAGGCGGGCGCGGAGGATGGGCTGGTCGCCCTCGAACTCGAAGCGGATGCTCTCGGCGGAATCAGCGAAGCCTAGGAAAGGAACACATTAGTGGATTTGTTGCTTCCTACCATGGAAGGAGATACTGGCCAAGGGAGGCAGCCCGGGTTTCCCCAGTGAGATGTAGAGTGTGTATGGGAGTGCGAGGACAaaagagaggaagaggaggaggattaGACGTACCGCGGCCACCCCAGTCGAAACGGCCGTTGTCGTTGCCGAGGCAGTCGTTGAGGTTGCACTCGGCGTCGACGAAGTCGCCGTTGCCGTTCTGGAGACGGGCGCGCAGGATATGGCCGTCGTCGACGCGGGTGTCCTGGGCGGAGTGGTGGAAGTTGGACATTTTGGCTGACGTTTGTTTGTGAAGGTTGTTTTGGGAGATGAATTGAGTTTATTCagagggaagaagaagagctgcgGGTGAGTGGGGGATGGGAAAGCTTTATATAGATGTTGAATGTCGTCAGGACGGAGGATGACGAGGGTAGGAGTGACGGGGCAGCTGCTTGTGGCTGGAACCTTATTCACATCAAGCTGGAGAACAGGCAGGAAGCTCGGGAGGGGCAAGGGGGGGTGAAACTGTGGAAGAGAGAGGCCTCCATTGTATTCACTGGGTACTTTGTCGTCTGTTGCAGACACGTGGAGGTGGGAAATGGCGGTCTTGAGACGAGGAGAGCGGGTTTCCATTGGCGATGGAAGCTTCTCCTTGGCCGGGACCGCTGTCCACGTCCTGCTTCTACCTCAGGGAACCTCAGGGAAGCTTGATGTTCTCGTCCATGAGCCTAGAGCTGAATCCCTCAGCCATTGGCAATATCTGGGCTCATCCTTGGCCCTGCCAGTCTGGCCCTATAGGGAGAAGCTAGCTTCACGCCCATGAACCAGTTGGACCCGGTTTGCTCACTTCCCATAGCTTCGGTTCGTTTCTGTGCCTAGCATGTCGTAACCTGTGACCTCTGGTTTCCATGGGAGGTGGTGTCACGGTGCTGGCTATTCTTGCTACGTAGCTCATGGAGCCAAGAGCCTCCTCCGCTGACAGGGGGGAGGGGGCAGGCATGGGAGCTTCCAGGAGAGCTCGTTGGTTGGACAGGGGGCAAGACGAGGCGAGGGTGAGGCTAGGCGATGGAGGGGCGGCGGGGTGGGAGCTTAAGTGGGATGGATGGAGGGGTAGCTCTGCTCTGGTTCCCATTTCACGTCACGGCGATGCCGGGTTATGGATATTTCGTATGGCTGTACGGCATTGAGTGCCTAGTAAGTCCACGGCGTAATAGGAGCTGCCTTTGGCACCTTTGGTAgactaaggtaggtagctaCTCAATGCCTCTAATGCACTCCCCACGCCATGCCTCGAGTCTATTGatgcccttcttcttcctgtCATTCGACCCCGCCGGCACGAGGGTGCCGAGGGCTCGCGATGGGGGCCGCTTGGCGTACATGAGGGGACACGCCTCTCATGCAGGGTGCGACTGGGACAAACTGGGACACGTTTGGATACGGGGGAGCCAGGGACGACTGAGAGGCCACGAGA
The window above is part of the Colletotrichum lupini chromosome 9, complete sequence genome. Proteins encoded here:
- a CDS encoding CVNH domain-containing protein produces the protein MSNFHHSAQDTRVDDGHILRARLQNGNGDFVDAECNLNDCLGNDNGRFDWGGRGFADSAESIRFEFEGDQPILRARLFNVEGQAIDADVNLCERLNESKTKA